In Cherax quadricarinatus isolate ZL_2023a chromosome 35, ASM3850222v1, whole genome shotgun sequence, the following are encoded in one genomic region:
- the LOC128695128 gene encoding uncharacterized protein isoform X1 — translation MRGVLVSLLLVGYALGTAVERPRRQLFDNSIDLESSYLPPIKEAANCQPSVIYSTEVRYSTLVIPSTVYNTDVQYVTQTSVRTQQVYTTVYSEIVRTQVVPSVLYETVTVTRTQDKIRTQVVTLPPQINYVTKTQQVVRTQVQYQTVYSTRIQQVPSTIIRDVVSTLVVPQQVVSTIYQTQYVTRTQQVPGQTRTVDRTQYSTIYSTVLVPAQDVVSTTQVIRTSVVTQTITQPGLTQVITSTQVVPVTTTIFSQVVLTNTQTKYVTRTQEQQQVSTYISTQQVPQYFTSTVTVPQQVVSTQVSTQVVPTTIYTQIVVPSVVNLPAKTQYVTVTTTSVSTVQLPGQTRTQYQTRTIYNTNYVTSTVYRPQYNTVTATRTYQPDCNTGYNYPEPARPFNALG, via the coding sequence ATGCGAGGTGTCTTGGTGTCGCTGCTGCTGGTGGGGTACGCCCTCGGGACGGCAGTGGAGAGACCTCGAAGACAACTCTTCGATAACAGCATCGATCTCGAGTCCTCGTATCTTCCACCGATTAAAGAAGCGGCTAACTGCCAGCCATCTGTGATTTACAGCACTGAGGTTCGGTATTCTACTCTGGTTATCCCATCCACCGTCTACAACACTGACGTGCAGTACGTCACTCAGACGTCTGTCCGTACACAGCAGGTCTACACCACTGTCTACTCCGAGATAGTCCGCACACAAGTAGTTCCGTCCGTCCTGTACGAGACAGTAACCGTCACACGCACCCAGGACAAGATCCGCACACAGGTCGTAACTCTTCCTCCTCAGATCAACTACGTCACTAAGACGCAACAAGTCGTGAGGACACAAGTTCAGTATCAGACTGTATACTCGACCCGCATCCAGCAAGTACCATCAACAATTATCAGGGACGTGGTGTCGACATTAGTAGTTCCTCAACAGGTAGTCAGCACAATCTACCAGACCCAGTATGTGACCAGAACCCAGCAGGTCCCAGGACAGACCCGTACAGTGGACAGAACCCAGTACAGCACCATCTACTCCACCGTGTTGGTACCTGCTCAGGACGTGGTGAGTACAACTCAAGTTATCCGCACCAGCGTTGTCACTCAGACCATCACTCAGCCAGGTCTGACCCAGGTTATTACTTCCACCCAGGTGGttcccgtcaccaccaccatcttctccCAGGTGGTACTCACTAACACCCAGACAAAGTACGTGACACGCACCCAGGAACAACAGCAGGTGTCCACGTACATCAGTACACAGCAGGTGCCGCAGTActttaccagtacagtaacagtaccacaacAAGTAGTGAGTACTCAGGTATCAACACAGGTGGTGCCCACAACCATCTACACTCAAATAGTGGTGCCATCTGTTGTAAACCTTCCAGCCAAGACACAATAtgtcaccgtcaccactacctccGTCAGTACTGTCCAGCTGCCAGGTCAGACCCGTACGCAGTACCAGACTAGGACCATCTACAACACCAACTACGTCACTTCAACCGTCTACAGGCCGCAGTACAACACTGTGACCGCCACTCGCACCTACCAGCCTGACTGTAACACCGGCTACAACTACCCTGAGCCAGCAAGACCTTTCAACGCTCTTGGATGA
- the LOC128695128 gene encoding uncharacterized protein isoform X2, translating into MWRLTATLLVVTLASATPQGYNYPIPDSGYLPPSPSNPSCQVAPITSVVTETRVQTSVTVLTVNQINTQYITTTLVRQQVVPTTLFQTRVQTQVQYQTSVIQRTTTLFNDRIVTQTIPSPPRQETVYVTSTRVVPQVSYVTSTQVQTQVVPVVVTRTQVQTINQPVTNYQTQIQQQTQVVTIPGPDVVRTRVQIVVQTSIVRRQQPANTRYVTSTRVQQVVQTRYVRGQNVFRTSVVQRQQVIPYTSLNTRYETAYTTLEQVVTRTNVVTQTVISTQVVPQEVVSTLVVPNIIYTTIYETRFQPFTQVQTVVQTQYVTPAPVYQTLEETRTSVVQVPGPDRVVTQQVAKTQQQQQVVYQTINQPRQVTVTQTITATCGKTGYNYDSPAVPFNF; encoded by the coding sequence ATGTGGCGCTTGACGGCGACGCTGCTGGTGGTGACCCTGGCCTCGGCTACTCCCCAGGGGTACAACTACCCGATACCCGACAGTGGCTATCTGCCACCCTCCCCAAGCAACCCGAGTTGCCAAGTGGCCCCCATCACCTCTGTGGTCACAGAAACACGAGTCCAAACTTCCGTCACCGTGCTAACCGTGAACCAGATCAACACAcagtacatcaccaccaccctggtcagaCAACAGGTCGTACCAACTACTCTCTTCCAGACTCGCGTCCAGACTCAGGTCCAGTACCAGACCAGTGTCATCCAGCGTACAACCACCCTTTTTAATGACAGAATTGTGACCCAAACTATCCCAAGCCCACCTCGTCAAGAAACTGTTTACGTTACGTCAACTCGCGTTGTGCCACAGGTCAGTTACGTCACCAGCACACAGGTGCAAACACAAGTAGTACCTGTGGTGGTGACTCGCACACAGGTGCAGACCATCAATCAGCCCGTGACAAACTACCAGACACAAATACAGCAGCAGACCCAAGTGGTGACAATCCCAGGCCCTGATGTAGTACGGACGCGTGTCCAGATCGTCGTTCAAACCTCCATCGTGAGGCGTCAACAGCCAGCCAACACACGTTATGTGACGTCGACGCGTGTACAACAAGTGGTGCAGACCAGATATGTTCGCGGACAGAATGTTTTCAGGACCAGTGTTGTTCAGCGCCAACAGGTCATCCCCTACACATCCCTTAACACCCGTTATGAAACAGCTTATACCACTCTTGAGCAGGTGGTAACCAGGACCAACGTTGTCACTCAAACAGTAATCAGCACCCAGGTAGTTCCTCAAGAGGTAGTTAGTACACTAGTCGTACCCAACATCATCTACACCACCATCTACGAGACCAGATTTCAGCCCTTCACTCAGGTACAGACCGTGGTCCAGACCCAGTACGTCACTCCCGCTCCGGTGTACCAGACTCTTGAAGAAACCAGAACCTCAGTGGTGCAAGTGCCTGGCCCGGACCGTGTGGTGACCCAACAGGTGGCTAAgacccagcaacaacaacaggtgGTCTATCAGACCATCAACCAGCCCCGACAGGTCACcgtcacacagaccatcacagcCACCTGTGGCAAGACAGGGTACAACTATGACTCTCCCGCGGTTCCTTTCAACTTCTAA